The following are encoded together in the Periplaneta americana isolate PAMFEO1 chromosome 5, P.americana_PAMFEO1_priV1, whole genome shotgun sequence genome:
- the LOC138699909 gene encoding uncharacterized protein isoform X2 codes for MAKYLVWSLLAAVAVCITTASPAPGGGGYGGGGGGHGGGGFGGGSGGFGGGSGDFGGGHGSPGGGSGGFGGGHGGQGGSFGGSQGGGLGGGSGGFGGAHGGPGSGSGGFGGGHGGQGGGFGGGQGGGLGGGSGGFGGHRGLGGSGGFGGGHGGFGGGSGGFGGGHGGGYSKHG; via the exons ATGGCGAAGTATCTG GTTTGGTCTCTACTAGCAGCAGTTGCTGTGTGCATTACTACAGCATCTCCAGCTCCAGGAGGCGGTGGttatggaggtggtggaggagGTCACGGAGGCGGTGGATTTGGAGGCGGAAGCGGTGGATTTGGAGGTGGAAGCGGAGATTTTGGAGGCGGTCATGGTAGTCCAGGAGGTGGAAGCGGTGGTTTCGGAGGTGGTCATGGTGGTCAAGGAGGTAGTTTCGGCGGCAGCCAAGGAGGTGGTCTAGGAGGTGGGAGCGGTGGTTTTGGAGGCGCCCATGGTGGTCCAGGAAGTGGAAGCGGTGGTTTCGGAGGTGGTCATGGTGGTCAAGGAGGTGGTTTCGGCGGCGGCCAAGGAGGTGGTCTAGGAGGTGGGAGCGGTGGGTTTGGAGGCCATAGAGGTCTAGGTGGAAGCGGCGGTTTTGGTGGAG GCCATGGCGGTTTCGGAGGCGGTAGCGGTGGGTTTGGAGGCGGTCATGGCGGTGGTTATAGCAAGCATGGATAA
- the LOC138699909 gene encoding uncharacterized protein isoform X1: MAKYLVWSLLAAVAVCITTASPAPGGGGYGGGGGGHGGGGFGGGSGGFGGGSGDFGGGHGSPGGGSGGFGGGHGGQGGSFGGSQGGGLGGGSGGFGGAHGGPGSGSGGFGGGHGGQGGGFGGGQGGGLGGGSGGFGGHRGLGGSGGFGGGHGGFGDGNNGFGGGHGGFGGGSGGFGGGHGGGYSKHG; the protein is encoded by the exons ATGGCGAAGTATCTG GTTTGGTCTCTACTAGCAGCAGTTGCTGTGTGCATTACTACAGCATCTCCAGCTCCAGGAGGCGGTGGttatggaggtggtggaggagGTCACGGAGGCGGTGGATTTGGAGGCGGAAGCGGTGGATTTGGAGGTGGAAGCGGAGATTTTGGAGGCGGTCATGGTAGTCCAGGAGGTGGAAGCGGTGGTTTCGGAGGTGGTCATGGTGGTCAAGGAGGTAGTTTCGGCGGCAGCCAAGGAGGTGGTCTAGGAGGTGGGAGCGGTGGTTTTGGAGGCGCCCATGGTGGTCCAGGAAGTGGAAGCGGTGGTTTCGGAGGTGGTCATGGTGGTCAAGGAGGTGGTTTCGGCGGCGGCCAAGGAGGTGGTCTAGGAGGTGGGAGCGGTGGGTTTGGAGGCCATAGAGGTCTAGGTGGAAGCGGCGGTTTTGGTGGAGGCCATGGCGGTTTCGGAGACGGAAATAACGGTTTTGGAGGAGGCCATGGCGGTTTCGGAGGCGGTAGCGGTGGGTTTGGAGGCGGTCATGGCGGTGGTTATAGCAAGCATGGATAA